Within the Salvia hispanica cultivar TCC Black 2014 chromosome 4, UniMelb_Shisp_WGS_1.0, whole genome shotgun sequence genome, the region gtgctattacttcattccgttagtttattacttcatttattcatgctattacttcattctattagtttattacttcattccgttagtttattatttcattcagtcatgctattactttattccattagtttattattacttcataatgtgttatgacataattatctttcagttgggtttagggttattacttcattcattagtttattacttcattcagtcatgttattgttatgagcttattacttcattcagtcgtgctattacttcattccgttagtttattacttcatttattcatgctattacttcattctgttagtttattacttcattccattagtttattacttcatttagtcatattattactccattccattagtttattacttcataatgtgttatgacataattatctttcagttgggtttagggttattacttcattcctttagtttatcacttcattcaatcatgttattacttcattctattagtttagtacttcattccgttagtttattacttcattcagtcatgctattacttcattccgttagtttattacttcattcggttatgttattactttatttcattagtttacaacttcattttattagtttattacttcattttattattttattacttcataatgtgttatgacataattatctttcagttgaagtaaattcaatatataatgaatgcgaaaaattacttcataacatacattcatttagttcattatgcagtgaatatagttcattatttactccagcaagtttttatcgaataaaaaaaaattctaattttttttttaaaaaattaaaaattttttaaaaaaaataaattaaaaaaaaaattaaaaatgtttttatttaataaaatattaaattaattctaaatttatcataatcataagataaagaaaaatgagtggcccaaATTTAATCTCTAGTTCGGTttttaagaagggttcgacattgatcacaactctctatatatatatatatcatgaaTTGGCTGTGCATGTGTGACGTGTGTTATCTATAGTAAGCAGTTACTTTGTAGTTTGATAACTTACCATTTCAACTTACGTGTCTTTTGACTTGAGGAGTCGGTTAATGAAGAATTAGTTATTGGGTGAATAGGCGCAATTCTTCGGAGAAGGGGTCTAGtacctatatatatttgtgcTTGCATGCATAATAGTCAATTACACAAAATAAGAACTATGTACACAGAAAAGAGTAGCGGCCTATAGAAATGGATATACATTGTAAGAAAGTTTATTATTCAAACAAATCAGTAATGATTACATCAcgaataaaaattagaatacaATTCAACAAAACTTGCTCTCAGCTATAGAACTTGATGCCCGAGCTAGCGTGTTAACAACTTGATTCGTTGATCGTCTTACGAACCTCATAGAGGATCCAGAGGCCTCTTTCAAAAGCTGACGATAATCTTCTACTACTGCCCCAAAGATAGAATCATCCTTCTGTAAACCTGTCACCACGAGTACTACCGTTTGGACATCCATTTCAAACTCCATCTCCTTCCAACCCTTTCTTTTGACCCAACTCAACACATCTCTCAAGCTAAGGAGATCGACCATAGATGGGCCAGCCACCCTTCCCACCTTTCCGCACATCGCCGCTACCACTATCCCTTCAAAATCTCGAACGACCGCCCGacaaccaatttttctttggCTCTCGAACACAGCGGTATCTATATTGAATTTTAGCACACCATTCCACGGCTTCA harbors:
- the LOC125220426 gene encoding uncharacterized protein LOC125220426; protein product: MEVEEVVVLLWHLWFNENKIIWRNENVSAAGIIGAACSCLTAWREAQVQNDIGALGGRLHLEGKWVKPWNGVLKFNIDTAVFESQRKIGCRAVVRDFEGIVVAAMCGKVGRVAGPSMVDLLSLRDVLSWVKRKGWKEMEFEMDVQTVVLVVTGLQKDDSIFGAVVEDYRQLLKEASGSSMRFVRRSTNQVVNTLARASSSIAESKFC